A window of Campylobacter lari subsp. lari contains these coding sequences:
- a CDS encoding ABC transporter permease has translation MANNFFMQEVFKSLIFSYKRVCIIFIAVFIGAMVSASFFNIYFDIDTKLSKELKAYGANFIITPKDGEFLGMDEFNQAKENLKAKALTPFLYGFYNLESSSAVVVGVDFANLKLTKPFMEVLKGSFSLSDFSEDSAFVGVDLAKQLELKIGQELQIYNPSISKIVKVKIKAILRSNDEQDGVLIISLKKAQELAAKEVINYAQAILLGDYESLDQKAKELSKANIEAKVIASVSISEGVILEKIKALMALISLTILLISSLSVNTTLSAVIFSRKKEIALHLALGAKHREVIKLFGAEVFILSLSASLLGAFCGYFLANIFGYLIFNASIDFRLLSVFFAVLISLVFAFFASILPLKKALKINVCENLKGE, from the coding sequence ATGGCAAATAATTTTTTTATGCAAGAGGTTTTTAAATCTCTTATTTTTTCTTATAAAAGAGTTTGTATTATTTTTATAGCTGTGTTTATAGGTGCTATGGTTAGTGCCTCATTTTTTAATATTTATTTTGATATTGATACAAAATTATCTAAAGAATTAAAAGCTTATGGGGCTAATTTTATCATCACGCCAAAAGATGGTGAGTTTTTAGGTATGGATGAATTTAATCAAGCCAAAGAAAACTTGAAAGCAAAAGCCTTAACCCCATTTTTATATGGTTTTTATAATCTTGAAAGTTCAAGTGCGGTAGTTGTTGGGGTTGATTTTGCAAATTTAAAGCTTACCAAGCCTTTTATGGAGGTTTTAAAAGGAAGCTTTTCTTTGAGTGATTTTAGTGAAGATAGTGCTTTTGTGGGGGTTGATTTAGCTAAACAATTAGAGCTTAAAATAGGACAAGAATTACAAATTTATAACCCAAGTATATCTAAAATAGTCAAAGTAAAAATCAAAGCTATTTTAAGAAGCAACGATGAGCAAGATGGGGTTTTAATTATCTCTTTAAAAAAAGCTCAAGAATTAGCAGCCAAAGAAGTGATAAATTACGCTCAAGCTATTTTACTGGGCGATTATGAAAGCTTGGATCAAAAAGCAAAAGAGCTTAGCAAGGCTAATATAGAAGCCAAAGTTATAGCATCAGTATCCATTAGCGAGGGTGTGATTTTAGAAAAAATCAAAGCTTTAATGGCTTTGATTAGCTTAACGATTTTACTCATTAGTTCTTTGAGTGTAAATACCACTCTTAGTGCGGTAATTTTTTCAAGAAAAAAAGAAATAGCCCTGCATCTTGCACTAGGAGCTAAGCATAGAGAAGTCATCAAACTTTTTGGAGCTGAAGTATTTATTTTAAGCTTAAGTGCGAGTTTGCTTGGTGCTTTTTGTGGATATTTTTTGGCAAATATTTTTGGGTATTTGATTTTTAATGCAAGTATAGATTTTAGATTGCTTTCAGTGTTTTTTGCGGTGCTTATCTCTTTAGTATTTGCTTTTTTTGCAAGTATTTTACCGCTAAAAAAAGCCTTAAAAATCAATGTTTGTGAAAATTTAAAGGGTGAGTGA